Part of the Mycobacterium sp. 050128 genome, AATTAATTCCTGTTACTCGTCAGTAACTGCGAACTGACACATTTGGAAACGAAGGAATTGGACGCTCCCGATCACCGTAATGACCTATCCGGCCGTCTTAGCAAAGCTCACCGGGTGCGATTACGGGTGCGCGCGGACCGTTGCCGCGGCGGCGATACGCGCGGTCTCGTAGAGCTGAAATGGCTCGTCCGACCCACCAGCATCGCTCTGTCACGGTCCGCAGGCAAGCCAGGAAACCGTCGGATCAATGACCGTCTTAAAGACGGTCAAGCGGTATTGACTGTTCGTCAGTACAAGACCCTGCGTTCTGATATGGTCCCGGCGAGCGATAGGCCTGCCCCGGGGGTGTAGGTCAATGCAGCAAAACCTCGACGATCAGTCTTCGGTGTGCCGCAAGTAAACACTCGATGTTGCTCGTCTAGCCAATGCAAAGGTGATCGATGGCATCAAAGCACCCCCCTGTTGCGGTTGTCGGCGTCAGCGCGCTGTTTCCCGGGTCTCCCGAAGCCGAGCGCTTCTGGCGCAACATCATCGGAGGCGTCGACCTGTTCTCCGAGGTCCCCGAGTCGCACTGGCGCATTGACGACTACTACCACCCCGATCCGCATATGCCGGACAAGGTGTACGCGCGTCGCGGCGGATTCTTGCCTGATGTCGACTTTTCACCAATGGATTTCGGCATTCCGCCGAACGTTATGCCCGCAACCGATACCGCCCAGCTGCTTGCACTGAGGGTCGCGCAACAAGTTTTAGAGGACGCCGCGGGGGGTGATTTTTCTCACATCGATCGCGAGCGGATCAGCGTCATCCTCGGCGCCTCCGGTGGCACGGAGCTGATCACCTACATCAGCGGCCGTCTGCACCGGCCGGTCTGGGAGCGAGGACTGCGGGCTGCCGGTCTGTCGGAACCAGAGGTTGCCGCATTCAGCGAACGCGTGACGTCGAACTACGCGACTTGGCAGGAGAACACCTTCCCCGGGCTGCTCGGCAACGTGATCGCCGGCCGGATCGCCAACCGCTTCGACCTTGGCGGTACCAACTGCGTCATCGACGCCGCGTGTGCCAGCTCGCTGGCGGCGCTCGAAGCCGGGCTGCACGAGCTCTACCTCGGCGAAGCGGACATGGTGCTCGCCGGCGGAGTCGATGCCTTCAACGACATCTTCATGTACATGTGCTTCGCCAAGGTGACGGCGCTGTCGACCAGTGGCGACTGCCGGCCGTTCTCCGACAAATCCGACGGCACGATGCTGGGCGAAGGGCTGTCCATGTTCGCGCTCAAGCGTCTCGACGACGCCGAGCGCGACGGCGACCGGATCTACGCGGTGATCCGCGGCATCGGCACCTCCTCGGACGGCCGGGCCAAGAGTATTTATGCGCCGAGCCCGACGGGTCAGGCGAAAGCTCTTCGGCGCGCCTACGAGGCCGCGGGCTACGGCCCGGAAACCGTCGGGCTCGTCGAAGCGCATGGCACCGGGACCAAGGCCGGGGACGCGGCCGAGTTCGAAGCGTTGCGGGAGGTCTTCAACGCATCGGGGCGCGAGGATCGGCAGTGGTGCGCACTCGGCTCGGTCAAGTCCCAGATCGGGCACACCAAGGGTGCGGCCGGAGCGGGTGGCCTGTTCAAGGTGGTGATGGCGCTTCACCACAAGGCGTTGCCGCCGACGATCAAGATCGACCGGCCGAACCCCGCCCTCGAGATCGAGCAGTCGCCGTTCTACCTTTCCACCCAGTCCAAGCCGTGGATGGCCGACAACGGCGTCCCGCGGCGGGCGTCGGTCAGCTCGTTCGGCTTCGGCGGCACCAACTTCCACGTCGCCGTCGAGGAGTACACGGGCACCGGAAAGCGTGCATATCGATTCCGCTCCTGGGATTCCGAACTGGTCGTGCTGGGCGCGCCTTCTTCGGCGGCGCTCTCCGCGCAAGCAGCTGCGCTGTCCGCATCACTGGTCGACAGTCCGGACATGCTCAGCTGGATCGCGCACAGCACGCAAGCCGCGTACAACGCTGCGCAGCCCCACCGCCTGGCCGTCGTCGCCGACAGTGTTTCGACCTTGCAGACGATGCTCGACGAAGTCGCGGCGAAGCTCAGCGCGGCCGATGTCCCGTCGTCGTTCGCCTCGCCCAGGGGCTACTTCTACTCGGCGCAGCGACCCGGGCCGGTCGCCTTGCTGTTCCCGGGCCAGGGCAGCCAGTACGTCGGCATGGGCGCCGACCTGCCGCAGCTCCATGAGCCTGCGTTGGCGGCATGGGAATGTGCGCGAGCTGACCGGTTGAACGCCGATCGCGATCTGCACGACGTCGTCTGGCCGAAGACGGCATTCACCGATGACGAGCGCGCGCTGCAGTCGGCCGAGCTGACGAAAACCCAGTGGGCGCAGCCGGGCATTGGTGCGCACAGCCTGAGTCTGCTCTCGGTGATTCGCTCGCTTGGCATTGCACCCGTTGCCGTCGGTGGCCACAGCTTCGGCGAAGTCACCGCGCTGTGTGCCGCGGGAGTTTTCG contains:
- a CDS encoding beta-ketoacyl synthase N-terminal-like domain-containing protein, giving the protein MASKHPPVAVVGVSALFPGSPEAERFWRNIIGGVDLFSEVPESHWRIDDYYHPDPHMPDKVYARRGGFLPDVDFSPMDFGIPPNVMPATDTAQLLALRVAQQVLEDAAGGDFSHIDRERISVILGASGGTELITYISGRLHRPVWERGLRAAGLSEPEVAAFSERVTSNYATWQENTFPGLLGNVIAGRIANRFDLGGTNCVIDAACASSLAALEAGLHELYLGEADMVLAGGVDAFNDIFMYMCFAKVTALSTSGDCRPFSDKSDGTMLGEGLSMFALKRLDDAERDGDRIYAVIRGIGTSSDGRAKSIYAPSPTGQAKALRRAYEAAGYGPETVGLVEAHGTGTKAGDAAEFEALREVFNASGREDRQWCALGSVKSQIGHTKGAAGAGGLFKVVMALHHKALPPTIKIDRPNPALEIEQSPFYLSTQSKPWMADNGVPRRASVSSFGFGGTNFHVAVEEYTGTGKRAYRFRSWDSELVVLGAPSSAALSAQAAALSASLVDSPDMLSWIAHSTQAAYNAAQPHRLAVVADSVSTLQTMLDEVAAKLSAADVPSSFASPRGYFYSAQRPGPVALLFPGQGSQYVGMGADLPQLHEPALAAWECARADRLNADRDLHDVVWPKTAFTDDERALQSAELTKTQWAQPGIGAHSLSLLSVIRSLGIAPVAVGGHSFGEVTALCAAGVFGGEVALQIARKRGELMADAATNSDGAMCAVTAPVEQVRQLIGEWGLPVVIANHNAPNQAVLSGNSTAIEHAAQRFAAAGINARRLDVATAFHSDIVSPAAIPFASFLAGIAFGTPAVPVYANATAQPYAGDAQQMRTTLANQIAQPVRFVEQIQAMWRAGARTFVEVGPGGVLTNLVGKCLAGEEHSAVSLDAKGKNGIRSLWIGLAQLVAAGVPMNFEGLWADYRIGDDPRNREKPKLTLKINGSNYGRPPISDEPVRRPSDIETTLDRSGRSNGHRTESESKFMPSESITPVVHVNGTPSAVPPPAPVPVAPTVMPAAPAAAALNGHAASNGNGHGPLGASATAVIAPPAPVTLAAPTPVPAPAAAPVLSAEVVTEMIAAVGTLRDAFDSLQRVLQGLVAPSAAAAPPAPTPAIANGTPLVLAAPAVHNGTVAAPAPAPPVSVAVPASVVSGVDLVGEMLAVVADKTGYPVEM